A genome region from Gadus chalcogrammus isolate NIFS_2021 chromosome 5, NIFS_Gcha_1.0, whole genome shotgun sequence includes the following:
- the mtfr1l gene encoding mitochondrial fission regulator 1-like isoform X2 — protein MDSDANKPHGSTRSVVRMIGSTLALKPPQRACFQELPGLPSLKPLGPSVPTLADIAWIAADEEETYARVRSDSRPLRHEWRPTPLLVLHRNSSVPNFRREGKKVEGLRKPGVTAMNRTTALQDELSRLRQQIAKIVSTDGGSNPLTPDLLSPDDTSMSFSMAPFEASYPPPAATAAASFVISDVTEEEEEEDEDDEDAVSVVSELVPDPRLPASMTCSATFDLDRPSMEFREAEEDTVSLSKSTSFADVMDILKDMNRMKMSKDRFNRGCSSLREEDSATRISEALRKKFTLKDEDIAGAPRK, from the exons ATGGACTCTGATGCT AACAAGCCTCATGGGTCCACTCGGAGCGTCGTGAGGATGATCGGTTCTACTCTGGCTCTCAAGCCTCCTCAAAGGGCCTGCTTCCAG GAACTCCCCGGCCTCCCGTCCCTGAAGCCCCTTGGCCCATCGGTTCCTACCCTGGCCGACATCGCCTGGATCGCTGCAGACGAGGAGGAGACTTATGCCAGAGTGAG GAGTGACTCCCGCCCCCTAAGACACGAGTGGCGGCCCACCCCCCTGCTGGTGCTGCACAGGAACTCCTCGGTGCCCAACTTCCGGCGAGAGGGCAAGAAGGTGGAGGGTCTGAGGAAGCCAGGCGTCACGGCCATGAACCGGACCACGGCGCTCCAGGACGAGCTCAGCCGGCTGCGCCAGCAGATCGCCAAGATCGTCTCCACCGACGGGG GCTCCAACccgctgacccctgacctgctGTCCCCTGATGACACCAGCATGAGCTTCTCGATGGCGCCCTTCGAGGCATCCTACCCGCCGCCGGCCGCCACGGCCGCCGCCTCCTTCGTCATCAGCGACgtcactgaggaggaggaagaggaggacgaggacgacgaagaCGCGGTCTCCGTGGTGTCGGAGCTGGTCCCTGACCCCCGGCTGCCCGCCTCCATGACGTGCTCGGCGACCTTTGACCTGGACCGACCCAGCATGGAGTTCCGGGAAGCGGAGGAGGACACGGTGTCGCTGTCCAAGTCCACCAGCTTCGCAGACGTCATGGACATTCTGAAGGACATGAACCGCATGAAGATGAGCAAGGACCG GTTCAACAGAGGCTGCTCCTCTCTGAGGGAGGAGGACTCAGCCACCCGGATCTCTGAGGCCCTTCGGAAAAAGTTTACATTGAAGGACGAGGACATCGCTGGCGCGCCGCGGAAGTAG
- the mtfr1l gene encoding mitochondrial fission regulator 1-like isoform X1: MDSDAEVIPIWQNKPHGSTRSVVRMIGSTLALKPPQRACFQELPGLPSLKPLGPSVPTLADIAWIAADEEETYARVRSDSRPLRHEWRPTPLLVLHRNSSVPNFRREGKKVEGLRKPGVTAMNRTTALQDELSRLRQQIAKIVSTDGGSNPLTPDLLSPDDTSMSFSMAPFEASYPPPAATAAASFVISDVTEEEEEEDEDDEDAVSVVSELVPDPRLPASMTCSATFDLDRPSMEFREAEEDTVSLSKSTSFADVMDILKDMNRMKMSKDRFNRGCSSLREEDSATRISEALRKKFTLKDEDIAGAPRK, from the exons ATGGACTCTGATGCT GAGGTTATCCCTATCTGGCAGAACAAGCCTCATGGGTCCACTCGGAGCGTCGTGAGGATGATCGGTTCTACTCTGGCTCTCAAGCCTCCTCAAAGGGCCTGCTTCCAG GAACTCCCCGGCCTCCCGTCCCTGAAGCCCCTTGGCCCATCGGTTCCTACCCTGGCCGACATCGCCTGGATCGCTGCAGACGAGGAGGAGACTTATGCCAGAGTGAG GAGTGACTCCCGCCCCCTAAGACACGAGTGGCGGCCCACCCCCCTGCTGGTGCTGCACAGGAACTCCTCGGTGCCCAACTTCCGGCGAGAGGGCAAGAAGGTGGAGGGTCTGAGGAAGCCAGGCGTCACGGCCATGAACCGGACCACGGCGCTCCAGGACGAGCTCAGCCGGCTGCGCCAGCAGATCGCCAAGATCGTCTCCACCGACGGGG GCTCCAACccgctgacccctgacctgctGTCCCCTGATGACACCAGCATGAGCTTCTCGATGGCGCCCTTCGAGGCATCCTACCCGCCGCCGGCCGCCACGGCCGCCGCCTCCTTCGTCATCAGCGACgtcactgaggaggaggaagaggaggacgaggacgacgaagaCGCGGTCTCCGTGGTGTCGGAGCTGGTCCCTGACCCCCGGCTGCCCGCCTCCATGACGTGCTCGGCGACCTTTGACCTGGACCGACCCAGCATGGAGTTCCGGGAAGCGGAGGAGGACACGGTGTCGCTGTCCAAGTCCACCAGCTTCGCAGACGTCATGGACATTCTGAAGGACATGAACCGCATGAAGATGAGCAAGGACCG GTTCAACAGAGGCTGCTCCTCTCTGAGGGAGGAGGACTCAGCCACCCGGATCTCTGAGGCCCTTCGGAAAAAGTTTACATTGAAGGACGAGGACATCGCTGGCGCGCCGCGGAAGTAG